The following are from one region of the Acomys russatus chromosome 32, mAcoRus1.1, whole genome shotgun sequence genome:
- the Ctsh gene encoding pro-cathepsin H, translating to MWAALPLLCAGAWLLSVGATAELTVNAIEKLHFKSWMKQHRKTYSSEEYNHRLQTFTNNWKKMNAHNQKNHTFKMALNQFSDMSFAEIKHKYLWSEPQNCSATRSNYLRGTGPYPSSMDWRKKGHFVSAVKNQGACGSCWTFSTTGALESAVAIASGKMLSLAEQQLVDCAQNFNNHGCEGGLPSQAFEYILYNKGIMGEDTYPYRGKDGPCKFNPKKAVAFVKDVANITLNDEDAMVEAVALYNPVSFAFEVTEDFMMYKSGVYSSTSCHKTPDKVNHAVLAVGYGEQNGLLYWIVKNSWGSQWGQNGYFLIERGKNMCGLAACASYPIPKV from the exons AAAAGCTTCATTTTAAGTCATGGATGAAACAG caccGAAAGACATACAGCTCAGAGGAGTACAACCACAGACTGCAAACATTCACCAACAACTGGAAGAAGATGAATGCTCACAACCAGAAGAACCACACATTTAAAA TGGCATTGAACCAGTTTTCTGACATGAGCTTTgctgaaataaaacacaaataccTCTGGTCAGAGCCTCAG AATTGTTCAGCCACCAGAAGTAACTACCTCCGTGGCACTGGCCCCTACCCTTCCTCCATGGACTGGCGGAAGAAAGGTCATTTCGTCTCGGCAGTGAAAAATCAG GGagcctgtggcagctgctggACTTTCTCCACCACCGGGGCCCTGGAGTCTGCTGTGGCTATTGCCAGTGGGAAAATGCTGTCTTTG GCTGAGCAGCAGCTGGTGGACTGTGCCCAGAACTTCAACAATCATGGCTGCGAAGG AGGTCTCCCAAGCCAGGCCTTCGAGTACATCCTGTATAATAAGGGCATCATGGGAGAAGACACCTACCCTTACAGAGGCAAG GATGGTCCCTGCAAATTCAACCCCAAAAAAGCTGTCGCGTTCGTCAAGGACGTTGCCAACATCACACTC aaTGATGAAGATGCCATGGTGGAGGCTGTGGCACTGTACAACCCTGTGAGCTTTGCCTTTGAGGTGACTGAAGATTTTATGATGTATAAAAGTGGTGTGTACTCCAG tACTTCCTGTCATAAAACCCCAGATAAAGTAAACCACGCAGTCCTGGCTGTTGGCTATGGAGAACAGAATGGGTTACTCTACTGGATTGTGAAAAACTCTTGGGGCTCCCAGTGGGGGCAAAATGG GTACTTTCTCATTGAGCGTGGGAAGAACATGTGTGGCCTGGCAGCCTGTGCCTCCTACCCTATCCCCAAGGTATAA